The Montipora capricornis isolate CH-2021 chromosome 3, ASM3666992v2, whole genome shotgun sequence genome window below encodes:
- the LOC138040744 gene encoding VPS10 domain-containing receptor SorCS1-like, with protein MAFCSDRVRFCLVLLCVMSLTFSVSSAIRIDDIIRGTVKHIPLKRNQPYKFGFFREADFERFDKEMVELHNDRLKRSVEDSVQQSNHSIIHEFELKGDNHSVAFLHWAGKKSSVIYIYTCGKINNTQSDHFLCEDAYFWRSSDYGSTFHRKENQFQTKNGTVTINNVDFCNSNNKKVIVSALSPSTLFISVDQGSTFTLVPVGFQPHVISCNPQSDKMIIGHDVTSHEVHYSTDGGRRWKLLAQNILKHSWGYGSKSEVFLEVKTHTLWTSVLKHAYLNPDSVEVKTFDKALGTFMQGSFEVAGRYMLVQKHSPNKGLYVFYKENSSSRATKNFFQRARFPLQQIEEKAYKVVDASESELMVVVKHGEGFYNLYTSDETGVKFSLSLEHILSNKTSIWGKPVTLVDLHKVQSLNGTYLANAVVGNRYVRSVVTYNKGGSWHLLRAPYQDHNGRPTHCYLPYCSLHIHIVLSHWRYYIPGVLSSSSAVGIIVAQGLAS; from the exons ATGGCGTTTTGCAGTGATCGTGTACGTTTTTGCCTTGTCTTGCTCTGTGTTATGTCATTAACATTCTCAGTTTCCAGTGCGATACGAATAGATGATATAATCCGTGGCACGGTTAAGCATATCCCCTTGAAAAGAAACCAGCCATATAAATTTGGTTTCTTTCGTGAGGCTGACTTCGAGAGGTTTGACAAGGAAATGGTCGAATTACACAATGACAGACTGAAGCGTAGTGTTGAAGATAGTGTTCAACAAAGCAACCATTCAATAATACACGAGTTTGAGCTCAAAGGGGATAACCACTCTGTGGCCTTCTTGCACTGGGCAGGAAAGAAGAGCTCG GTTATATATATTTACACTTgtggaaaaataaataatactCAAAGTGATCACTTTCTCTGTGAAGATGCCTATTTCTGGAG gTCAAGTGACTATGGAAGCACATTTCACCGCAAGGAAAACCAATTCCAAACAAAGAATGGAACAGTAACCATTAATAATGTTGATTTCTGCAACAGTAACAACAAAAAG gtTATTGTGAGTGCTCTTTCACCCAGTACATTATTCATTTCAGTTGATCAAGGGAGTACTTTTACACTAGTTCCTGTGGGTTTTCAGCCACATGTGATTTCTTGTAATCCCCAGTCAGATAAGATGATCATTGGGCATGATGTTACTTCCCATGAG gttcaTTATTCAACTGATGGTGGAAGAAGGTGGAAACTTCTGGCCCAGAACATTTTGAAGCATTCTTG GGGTTATGGGAGCAAGTCAGAGGTCTTTTTAGAAGTCAAGACACACACTCTTT GGACCTCTGTGCTTAAGCATGCATACTTAAACCCAGACTCTGTGGAAGTCAAAACCTTTGACAAGGCACTTGGAACGTTCATGCAAGGAAGTTTTGAAGTTGCAGGCAGATACATGTTGGTTCAG AAACATTCACCAAACAAAGGATTGTATGTTTTCTACAAAGAAAACTCTAGCTCTCGTGCAACAAAGAACTTTTTCCAACGTGCACGTTTTCCTCTCCAACAAATAGAAGAGAAG GCATATAAAGTAGTTGATGCTTCTGAAAGTGAGCTTATGGTTGTTGTGAAGCATGGAGAAGGTTTTTACAATCTGTACACATCTGATGAGACTGGTGTCAAGTTTTCCCTTTCACTGGAACATATCTTGAGTAACAAAACTTCTATTTGGGGCAAACCTGTGACCCTAGTGGACCTTCACAAG GTTCAGAGCCTAAATGGAACATACTTGGCAAATGCGGTTGTAGGAAATAGATACGTGAGATCTGTGGTCACATACAACAAAGGGGGAAGTTGGCACCTTCTAAGAGCCCCATACCAGGACCATAATGGAAGGCCAACACACTGCTACTTG ccTTACTGCTCTCTTCATATTCACATTGTATTGAGTCATTGGCGTTATTATATCCCTGGTGTGCTGTCTTCATCTTCTGCTGTAGGCATCATTGTCGCTCAAGGTTTGGCGTCTTGA
- the LOC138041007 gene encoding large ribosomal subunit protein uL24-like: protein MKLNKKVTSSRRKNRKAHFTAPSSVRRKLMSSPLSKELRQKYNVRSMPIRKDDEVQVTRGHFKSQQVGKVIQVYRKKWVIHIERIQREKANGATVSVGIHPSKVEIVKLKLDKDRRKILDRKNRSKLADKGKHTEEDVQAMSTE from the exons ATGAAGTTGAACAAGAAAGTTACCTCTTCACGGAGGAAAAACCGGAAGGCTCACTTTACAGCTCCCTCCAGTGTTAGAAGAAAGCTTATGAGCTCACCCCTGTCTAAGGAACTtcgccaaaaatacaatgtacgCTCCATGCCCATCCGAAAAGACGACGAAGTTCAAGTCACACGTGGTCACTTTAAGAGTCAGCAGGTTGGGAAAGTCATTCAAGTTTACCGAAAGAAGTGG gtaATTCACATTGAGAGAATTCAGCGAGAGAAGGCAAATGGTGCCACTGTCAGTGTTGGCATCCACCCAAGCAAAGTGGAGATTGTGAAGTTAAAGCTGGATAAAGACAGAAGGAAGATACTTGACAGAAAGAATCGATCCAAGTTGGCTGATAAAGGAAAGCACACCGAAGAAGATGTGCAAGCCATGTCAACAGAATGA